The Niastella koreensis GR20-10 genome includes a window with the following:
- a CDS encoding BON domain-containing protein codes for MKSDIEIQKDVMDQLMWEPILNAAEIGVAVKHGIVTLTGTVDNFAKKIAAEMAVRKVAGVKAVAEEILVGISPEFKKTDTEIAEAVLHALKWNISVPDGTVRVKVEDGYVSLEGEVVWDFQRIAAKKAVEQLIGVKAVYNFITLKPVVTPSNIKHKIAAALERSATIDAGKIIVEVSGDKVTLSGKVRSFAAQEDAIAAAWSAPGVNQVDNKLELEEVVFAW; via the coding sequence ATGAAAAGTGATATAGAGATCCAAAAAGACGTAATGGACCAACTGATGTGGGAACCCATCCTGAATGCCGCTGAAATAGGGGTGGCCGTAAAACATGGAATTGTGACCTTAACAGGCACGGTAGATAATTTTGCAAAAAAGATTGCGGCGGAGATGGCGGTGCGCAAAGTGGCGGGCGTAAAAGCAGTGGCCGAAGAAATACTGGTAGGCATTTCGCCCGAATTTAAAAAAACTGATACTGAAATAGCGGAGGCTGTTTTACATGCATTGAAATGGAATATCTCCGTACCCGACGGAACTGTAAGGGTTAAGGTGGAAGACGGATATGTTTCGCTGGAGGGTGAAGTGGTATGGGATTTCCAACGTATTGCTGCCAAAAAAGCTGTTGAGCAGCTGATAGGCGTGAAGGCCGTTTATAACTTCATAACCCTGAAACCTGTAGTAACCCCTTCTAACATCAAACATAAAATTGCGGCTGCACTGGAACGAAGCGCTACCATAGATGCGGGAAAAATTATTGTGGAGGTGAGCGGTGATAAGGTAACCCTTTCCGGAAAGGTACGTTCGTTTGCCGCACAGGAAGATGCTATTGCGGCTGCCTGGTCGGCGCCCGGGGTAAACCAGGTTGATAACAAACTGGAGCTGGAAGAAGTTGTATTTGCCTGGTAA
- a CDS encoding DUF3570 domain-containing protein: MKKLFLTALGIAALLKTFSQQLPDSSFQSRKLKIDEINLVSSYYNQNGDHAAVTGGIGTQQLTDIANVIDVKLTKYDRKLRKHSFDLELGIDHYTSASSDKIDLKANSSASHADTRIYPSFTWTMENEQKGNTLTAGASFSNEFDYVSRGVNVGFSKKTKDRNGEFSAKVQAYFDQVKLVTPIELRTNTNPRGENEYGSANRTTLAGSLSWSQVINKNLQVAFLADIVHQQGFLSLPFYRVYFTDGSVHQEKLPDNRLKIPLGFRANYFLGDRIIIRTWYRYYKDDWGISSHTVNIEVPVKITSFFSVSPFYRFYNQTAVKYFAPYEQHTAQNEFYTSNYDLSKFNSNFLGAGIRLAPPNGVFGVKHWNMLEIRYGHYTKNINMNANIISLNIKYK; encoded by the coding sequence ATGAAGAAACTATTCTTAACTGCTTTAGGTATTGCGGCGTTGCTTAAAACGTTTTCACAGCAGCTCCCCGATTCCAGTTTTCAAAGCAGGAAACTGAAAATAGATGAAATAAACCTGGTATCGAGTTACTATAATCAAAATGGCGATCATGCGGCAGTAACGGGCGGCATTGGCACCCAGCAACTAACGGATATCGCCAATGTAATTGATGTTAAGCTTACCAAATATGACCGCAAACTAAGGAAACATTCCTTTGACCTGGAACTGGGGATCGATCATTATACCTCGGCTTCTTCCGATAAAATTGATCTGAAAGCCAATTCTTCGGCCTCACATGCAGATACGCGGATCTACCCATCGTTTACCTGGACCATGGAGAATGAACAAAAAGGCAATACGTTAACAGCAGGCGCCTCCTTCTCCAACGAATTCGATTATGTTTCCCGGGGCGTTAATGTCGGGTTCTCTAAAAAAACAAAAGACCGGAATGGTGAATTTTCGGCAAAAGTACAGGCATACTTCGACCAGGTTAAACTGGTTACCCCTATTGAATTAAGAACAAACACCAATCCAAGAGGTGAAAACGAATATGGCTCGGCCAACAGAACTACCCTTGCCGGTTCATTATCCTGGTCACAGGTAATTAATAAGAACCTGCAGGTGGCCTTCCTGGCCGACATTGTACACCAGCAGGGTTTCCTGAGTCTTCCTTTTTACCGCGTGTACTTTACCGATGGCAGCGTTCACCAGGAAAAACTGCCCGATAACCGCCTGAAGATACCTTTAGGCTTCAGGGCTAATTATTTCCTGGGCGACAGGATCATCATCAGGACCTGGTACCGGTATTATAAAGACGACTGGGGCATCAGCTCGCACACGGTAAATATTGAAGTGCCGGTAAAGATCACTTCGTTCTTTTCTGTGAGTCCTTTTTACCGGTTCTATAACCAAACGGCTGTAAAATATTTTGCGCCCTATGAACAGCATACGGCACAAAATGAATTTTACACCAGTAACTACGACCTGTCAAAATTCAACAGTAATTTCCTGGGTGCGGGTATCAGGCTGGCGCCGCCCAATGGCGTATTTGGCGTTAAACACTGGAATATGCTGGAGATCCGGTATGGGCATTATACCAAGAATATAAACATGAACGCCAATATCATTTCGCTGAATATAAAATACAAGTAA
- a CDS encoding DUF4266 domain-containing protein yields the protein MSIKNYIAALAIIMGLTTSCKSVKEYQKNKINDSEMSLSNRKVEKTEMSFQSYREGASGANAGKSGGGCGCN from the coding sequence ATGAGCATCAAAAATTATATAGCAGCACTGGCCATAATTATGGGGCTGACTACTTCATGTAAATCAGTTAAGGAATACCAGAAGAACAAGATCAACGATTCAGAAATGAGCCTGTCGAACCGCAAAGTGGAGAAAACTGAAATGAGTTTTCAATCGTACCGCGAAGGGGCCTCCGGCGCCAATGCGGGTAAAAGCGGCGGCGGCTGTGGTTGTAATTAA
- a CDS encoding FAD:protein FMN transferase, protein MPNVPEPLVEYKHICKLMGNTFEFTVVANDEKWANEKIRNAVDEIKRIEQLLTTFDDNSQTNQVNRMAGIAPVPVDREVFELIKRSLKISGVTDGAFDITYGSIDKRLWNFDRNMTSLPDAETARQTVRLINYRNVLLDEQAGTVMLKEKGMRIGFGGIGKGYAADMAKNLLVKEGVHSGIVNASGDLVAWGKQANGKPWTIGIAHPDNARSAFSTLNISDLAIATSGNYEKYVLIDGKKYSHTINPKTGLPVTGIKSVTIISPYAEIADAMATPVMVMGVKAGIGLINQIEHLGCIIVDDNNKIYTTKNIQLT, encoded by the coding sequence ATGCCAAACGTCCCTGAGCCATTGGTTGAATACAAACACATATGTAAACTCATGGGTAACACCTTTGAGTTTACGGTTGTGGCCAATGACGAAAAATGGGCAAATGAAAAAATCAGGAATGCCGTTGACGAGATCAAAAGAATTGAGCAACTGCTCACCACGTTTGATGACAACAGCCAGACAAACCAGGTAAACAGGATGGCCGGGATTGCGCCCGTGCCCGTTGACCGGGAGGTTTTTGAACTCATTAAACGTTCTTTAAAGATCTCGGGCGTTACCGATGGGGCATTTGATATTACTTATGGATCAATAGATAAACGATTGTGGAATTTCGATCGCAACATGACCAGTTTACCTGATGCCGAAACCGCCAGGCAAACCGTCCGGCTGATCAATTATCGTAATGTACTCCTCGATGAACAGGCAGGTACCGTTATGCTGAAAGAGAAAGGGATGCGCATTGGTTTTGGCGGCATTGGGAAAGGGTATGCAGCCGATATGGCCAAAAACCTGCTGGTAAAAGAAGGCGTACACAGTGGTATTGTAAATGCATCGGGCGACCTGGTTGCCTGGGGCAAACAGGCCAATGGCAAACCCTGGACTATCGGCATTGCACATCCAGACAACGCCCGGTCCGCCTTTTCCACGCTCAACATTTCCGACCTGGCTATAGCCACTTCAGGAAACTATGAAAAATATGTGTTGATCGACGGGAAGAAATATTCCCATACCATCAACCCCAAAACAGGGTTGCCGGTGACCGGCATTAAGAGCGTAACCATCATCAGCCCATATGCTGAAATCGCTGATGCCATGGCCACCCCTGTTATGGTAATGGGCGTAAAAGCAGGCATTGGTCTTATTAACCAGATAGAACACCTTGGTTGCATAATTGTAGACGACAACAATAAAATCTACACCACAAAAAACATCCAATTAACATGA
- a CDS encoding thioredoxin family protein, producing MKFLFLFLLAGSNLLFSDWHPDFDSAKKVAKANGKYILLNFSGSDWCGPCIKLRQEVFGSKEFEQIASNSLEMYDADFPRKKKNQLSKELQQSNDALAEKYNPLGKFPYTVILTPDGKVVKAWEGYPDNNSTLFLEQLKSVIDAKRP from the coding sequence ATGAAGTTTTTATTCCTGTTTTTACTGGCAGGCAGCAACCTGCTATTTTCTGATTGGCACCCCGATTTTGACAGCGCCAAAAAGGTGGCAAAAGCGAATGGCAAATACATTCTGCTGAATTTCTCCGGTTCCGACTGGTGCGGTCCCTGTATCAAACTGCGTCAGGAAGTATTTGGCAGTAAGGAATTTGAACAAATAGCCAGCAACTCCCTGGAAATGTACGATGCAGATTTTCCCCGGAAGAAAAAGAACCAGCTGTCGAAAGAACTGCAGCAAAGCAACGATGCCCTGGCGGAAAAATATAATCCATTGGGTAAGTTTCCATATACAGTAATACTTACTCCCGATGGCAAGGTGGTAAAAGCATGGGAAGGATACCCGGATAACAACAGCACGTTGTTCCTGGAACAATTAAAATCAGTTATCGATGCCAAACGTCCCTGA
- a CDS encoding L,D-transpeptidase family protein — MRIKILLVLINAFISIVVNAQVNTEEIQLIVKTNRMEALLQYPEYIKEFYRLTGYNYVWLNNQANTSSLLQLLRSAQQEGLQEEDYQPELIQSLRNNYYIQPAHRDSLLTEVRLTDAALHFFRDIAYGNRKTAVGFNGIDYSPGCFNIPSLLAAAIAANRLSNLVKDLEPGIPGFETLKDWLTLFNQSINDSLFKETTITSTSISSSNRPLMNKLYFLGITDSLNGSFSNADLKAKIRSAQSLFNLMSDGILRKTALEALNMPLTVRIEEVKAAMNTLRWLRCASMQSPVFVVNIPSASLLVLHNGTVLLQSKVIVGKPATPTPTLASVITEVILYPYWMVPNKIATRELLPLIKRNPGYLEANNMQVLNKAGKVVSSGSVNWAALSPSWFPYVIRQSTGCDNSLGIIKLNFYSPYDVYLHDTPWKVLFNFNKRYFSHGCMRVEKAVDLAHFLLKENSIALDTLIEKGCLHQQAPIPITITGRTPVFVLYNTAWTDSTGTVQFNEDVYRKNALTKPAGLE; from the coding sequence ATGCGTATAAAGATCCTGTTGGTGCTAATAAATGCATTCATTTCAATAGTTGTAAATGCCCAGGTAAATACTGAGGAAATACAACTGATTGTAAAGACAAACCGCATGGAGGCACTTTTGCAATACCCGGAATATATTAAAGAATTTTACCGGTTAACCGGATATAATTATGTTTGGTTAAACAACCAGGCCAACACCAGTAGCCTTTTACAGCTCTTACGATCTGCACAGCAGGAAGGTTTGCAGGAAGAAGACTATCAGCCTGAGCTTATACAATCACTTCGCAATAACTATTATATCCAGCCTGCACATCGTGATTCGCTGTTGACAGAAGTGCGCCTTACGGATGCAGCCCTTCATTTTTTCAGGGACATAGCTTATGGCAACCGGAAAACGGCTGTTGGCTTTAATGGAATTGATTATTCTCCCGGTTGTTTTAATATACCTTCTTTACTGGCTGCTGCCATTGCAGCCAACCGCTTATCAAACCTCGTAAAAGACCTGGAACCAGGTATACCGGGGTTTGAAACATTAAAAGACTGGCTTACCCTGTTCAACCAAAGTATCAATGACAGTTTGTTTAAAGAAACGACGATCACCTCCACCAGCATCAGCAGTTCCAACAGGCCGCTGATGAATAAACTGTACTTCCTTGGCATTACAGATTCTTTGAATGGCTCGTTTTCAAATGCCGATTTGAAGGCTAAAATAAGATCGGCCCAAAGCCTTTTTAATTTAATGAGTGATGGCATTTTACGCAAAACTGCGTTGGAAGCATTGAACATGCCTTTGACCGTACGTATAGAAGAAGTAAAGGCAGCCATGAATACATTACGCTGGCTTCGTTGTGCCAGCATGCAATCACCGGTTTTTGTAGTAAATATCCCTTCGGCCAGTTTGCTGGTGCTGCATAACGGCACTGTATTGTTACAATCAAAAGTAATTGTGGGCAAACCGGCTACCCCTACCCCCACACTGGCCAGTGTTATTACCGAAGTGATCTTATATCCGTATTGGATGGTGCCCAATAAAATAGCCACCCGGGAACTGTTACCTTTAATAAAACGCAACCCCGGCTACCTGGAGGCTAATAATATGCAGGTGTTAAACAAGGCAGGCAAAGTGGTTTCGTCCGGCTCTGTAAACTGGGCCGCATTATCCCCTTCCTGGTTCCCGTATGTGATCCGGCAGTCGACCGGGTGCGATAACTCGCTTGGCATTATCAAACTCAATTTCTACAGCCCGTATGATGTTTATTTACATGATACGCCCTGGAAAGTGTTATTCAATTTTAACAAACGTTATTTCAGCCATGGCTGCATGCGGGTTGAGAAGGCTGTAGACCTGGCCCATTTTCTGTTAAAAGAAAATTCCATTGCGCTTGATACCCTTATTGAAAAGGGTTGTTTACATCAACAGGCGCCCATTCCCATAACTATAACCGGTCGTACTCCCGTATTTGTGCTCTACAATACCGCCTGGACCGATTCGACCGGAACTGTTCAATTCAATGAAGATGTATATAGAAAAAATGCATTAACGAAACCCGCCGGCCTGGAATGA
- a CDS encoding site-2 protease family protein, whose amino-acid sequence MRGAYKILTIRGISLHVHWTFLLLIGWVLLVNAAGGNDINQLSWSVLFLLAVFVCVTLHEFGHALVAARFGIDAKEIVLLPIGGIASIEKFPENPRQELAISIAGPLVNLAIGGALGFFIPGTPLLKNDPGMSIMHGHDFIYNLRIVNISLAVFNLIPAFPMDGGRIFRALLGFKLNYIQATTIAATTGRIIAIFFIVSGIILINPILPAIGIFIIFSAGAEEYYLRLKSLVKGIKLNEVLMYDYNSLQANMTVQEASNILNSNHSKYFILMNGIDPVGTINRMEIIKALAEMNYSEPVKNLAKGKLESLDGDKEIDTVLEKLAHNDEQIYPVMDNSHFIGVVNLNHIIEYLLLNRVNTKEYPRIKSLAGLLH is encoded by the coding sequence ATGCGAGGTGCTTATAAAATACTTACCATTCGCGGGATCAGTTTACATGTACACTGGACATTCCTGCTGTTGATTGGATGGGTGCTGCTGGTAAATGCAGCCGGTGGCAATGATATTAACCAGTTAAGCTGGTCGGTATTATTTCTTTTGGCCGTGTTTGTGTGTGTAACCCTGCATGAATTTGGGCATGCATTGGTAGCAGCCCGGTTTGGCATTGATGCAAAAGAAATTGTATTACTGCCCATTGGCGGCATAGCCAGTATAGAAAAGTTTCCCGAAAATCCCCGCCAGGAACTGGCAATAAGCATTGCCGGCCCGCTGGTAAATTTGGCCATTGGCGGCGCCCTGGGATTTTTTATACCAGGCACCCCGCTGTTAAAAAATGATCCCGGCATGAGCATCATGCATGGACATGATTTTATATACAACCTGCGTATTGTAAATATTTCACTGGCTGTATTTAATCTGATCCCTGCCTTTCCCATGGATGGTGGAAGAATTTTTCGGGCCCTGCTGGGTTTTAAATTGAATTACATTCAGGCCACTACCATAGCGGCAACAACTGGCAGGATCATCGCCATTTTTTTTATAGTTTCTGGTATTATCCTCATCAATCCTATTCTGCCCGCTATCGGCATCTTCATTATTTTCTCGGCCGGAGCGGAAGAATATTACCTGCGATTGAAATCGCTTGTAAAAGGAATAAAGTTGAATGAGGTATTGATGTATGACTATAACAGCCTGCAGGCAAATATGACCGTTCAGGAAGCTTCCAACATATTAAACAGCAACCATAGCAAATATTTCATTCTTATGAATGGCATCGATCCTGTGGGTACCATCAACCGGATGGAGATCATAAAAGCGCTGGCTGAAATGAACTATAGCGAGCCGGTAAAAAACCTGGCAAAGGGAAAACTCGAATCCCTGGATGGTGACAAGGAAATAGATACCGTGCTGGAGAAACTGGCGCATAACGACGAACAGATCTACCCGGTAATGGACAACAGTCATTTTATAGGAGTGGTTAATTTAAACCACATTATCGAATACCTGCTGTTGAACAGGGTAAACACCAAAGAATACCCGCGCATAAAGTCCTTAGCCGGATTATTACATTAA
- the ftsH gene encoding ATP-dependent zinc metalloprotease FtsH — MQPAKNNKDQQPAKPIWPPLLWPALVLLILIAFPVIYKLTGSPVEEITWSQFEAKLLSKGAVDRLEVVGQDYVDVYIKKEFIKDTAFAKVFKPVVGKEPNPGPHYIMTIGSVESFDRKLDAAEQKYFGKEVIPVTYLKKTSDFWNVVAWLLPFVVLIVFWLYVRKGSGRGGSSVFNFGKSTATLLDKENKSTTTFNEVAGLDEAELEVKEIVDFLKNPQAFTRLGAKIPKGVILVGPPGTGKTLLAKAVAGEAQVPFFSISGSEFVEMFVGVGASRVRDLFKNAKEKAPCIVFIDEIDAIGRSRSRNAFFTGANDERESTLNQLLTEMDGFGTNTGVIVLAATNRADMLDPALLRPGRFDRHIYLELPNSKEREDIFKVHIRSLVLDDTIDLRFLAAQTPGFSGADIANICNEAALIAARKKKEQISRQDFMDAIDRIVAGLERKSKIISADEKKTIAYHEAGHALTSWLLPNVDPLVKVSVIPRGKSLGAAWYLPEEKNLRTKAAFYEHLCASLGGRAAEDVVFNEVSSGALDDLEKVTKEAYMMVAWYGFNEKVGHVSFYDSSGQHDNSFQKPYSEETGKLIDEEVRKLIENAYEQTKALLLSNRDCLVKVAELLLKKEVIYKEDLEKILGERVVNKTFNHKILIT, encoded by the coding sequence ATGCAGCCAGCAAAAAATAATAAAGATCAGCAACCCGCAAAGCCAATCTGGCCGCCGTTGCTTTGGCCGGCGCTGGTCCTATTGATCTTGATCGCGTTCCCCGTGATCTATAAATTGACCGGCAGCCCTGTTGAGGAAATAACCTGGTCACAATTTGAAGCGAAGCTCTTAAGCAAAGGCGCTGTGGACAGGTTGGAAGTGGTAGGCCAGGATTATGTGGATGTTTATATTAAAAAAGAATTTATTAAGGATACTGCGTTTGCAAAAGTTTTTAAACCCGTGGTAGGCAAGGAACCCAATCCCGGCCCTCATTACATAATGACCATCGGATCGGTGGAAAGTTTTGACCGGAAACTGGATGCCGCTGAGCAAAAGTACTTTGGAAAAGAAGTAATACCTGTTACCTACTTAAAGAAAACAAGTGACTTCTGGAATGTTGTAGCCTGGTTGTTGCCATTCGTTGTATTGATTGTTTTTTGGTTATATGTAAGAAAAGGTTCCGGTAGGGGCGGTTCATCGGTTTTTAATTTTGGTAAATCCACGGCTACGCTCCTTGATAAAGAAAATAAAAGCACCACTACATTTAATGAAGTGGCGGGCCTGGATGAAGCTGAGCTGGAAGTGAAAGAGATCGTTGATTTTTTGAAGAACCCGCAGGCATTTACCCGGTTGGGGGCAAAGATCCCCAAGGGTGTTATTCTTGTTGGCCCGCCCGGTACGGGAAAAACTCTACTGGCTAAAGCAGTTGCAGGCGAGGCCCAGGTACCTTTTTTCAGTATCTCCGGTTCGGAGTTTGTTGAAATGTTTGTAGGGGTTGGCGCTTCCCGGGTACGCGACCTGTTTAAGAATGCCAAGGAAAAAGCGCCCTGTATTGTATTTATTGATGAGATAGATGCGATCGGAAGATCGAGAAGCCGGAACGCATTCTTTACCGGCGCCAACGACGAACGGGAAAGTACCTTAAACCAGTTGCTTACTGAAATGGACGGGTTTGGCACCAACACCGGTGTAATTGTACTGGCAGCAACCAACCGGGCCGATATGCTTGATCCTGCTTTATTACGCCCCGGCCGGTTCGACAGGCATATCTACCTGGAGCTGCCTAACTCAAAAGAAAGAGAAGACATCTTTAAAGTACACATCCGGTCACTTGTGCTCGATGATACTATCGACCTGCGTTTTCTGGCTGCACAAACACCAGGTTTTTCCGGGGCCGACATTGCCAATATTTGTAATGAGGCGGCGCTTATTGCCGCCCGTAAAAAAAAGGAACAGATAAGCCGGCAGGATTTCATGGATGCCATTGACAGGATAGTGGCCGGCCTTGAAAGAAAAAGCAAGATCATTTCTGCAGATGAAAAGAAAACAATTGCTTATCATGAAGCCGGACATGCGTTAACAAGCTGGTTGTTACCCAATGTAGATCCGCTGGTAAAAGTGTCTGTTATCCCAAGGGGAAAATCATTAGGCGCCGCCTGGTACCTTCCTGAAGAAAAGAACCTGAGAACCAAAGCAGCCTTTTATGAACACCTGTGCGCCTCCCTGGGCGGCCGTGCTGCTGAAGACGTTGTTTTTAACGAAGTGTCTTCCGGTGCACTCGATGACCTGGAAAAAGTAACCAAAGAAGCTTATATGATGGTTGCCTGGTATGGATTTAATGAAAAGGTAGGACATGTAAGCTTTTATGATTCTTCCGGTCAGCACGACAACAGTTTTCAAAAGCCTTATAGCGAAGAAACCGGTAAGCTGATTGACGAAGAAGTAAGAAAGCTTATAGAAAATGCCTATGAACAAACAAAGGCGCTTCTTTTAAGTAACCGGGATTGTTTGGTTAAAGTAGCTGAACTATTACTGAAGAAAGAAGTGATCTATAAGGAAGACCTTGAAAAAATTTTAGGAGAACGGGTTGTTAATAAAACATTCAATCATAAAATACTAATCACATGA
- a CDS encoding ABC transporter ATP-binding protein, with the protein MSNVILQAVHLNKYFHEPESFQVLKDVSLAVNKGEFVALIGKSGSGKSTLLYLLSTLDTEYEGEIIINGTKVTGKSQNELAAFRNENIGFVFQFHYLLPEFTALQNVMIPARKLGKLSLHEIEMKAMEKLKMMNMEGFAQKPSGKLSGGQQQRVAIARALINEPSIIMADEPTGNLDSANSKNIFEIFNDLSRNKGNTIITVTHDVDFAKRANRTIELADGRLLQQ; encoded by the coding sequence ATGAGTAATGTGATCTTACAGGCCGTGCATCTGAATAAATACTTTCATGAACCCGAATCATTCCAGGTTTTGAAAGATGTGTCGCTTGCCGTGAATAAAGGCGAATTCGTAGCGCTTATTGGTAAATCGGGAAGTGGAAAATCTACTTTATTGTACCTCCTCAGCACACTCGATACGGAGTATGAAGGCGAGATCATTATAAATGGTACAAAGGTTACAGGTAAATCACAGAACGAACTGGCTGCGTTCAGGAACGAAAACATCGGTTTTGTTTTCCAGTTCCATTATTTGCTGCCAGAGTTCACGGCCCTGCAAAATGTAATGATCCCTGCCAGAAAACTGGGAAAGCTTTCTTTACATGAAATTGAAATGAAAGCAATGGAAAAACTAAAGATGATGAACATGGAGGGCTTTGCCCAAAAACCATCGGGCAAACTTTCCGGCGGACAGCAACAACGGGTAGCCATTGCGCGTGCATTGATCAACGAACCGAGTATTATTATGGCCGATGAACCAACCGGCAATCTCGACAGCGCCAATTCAAAAAACATCTTTGAGATCTTCAATGATCTGTCGCGTAATAAAGGAAATACAATAATAACCGTAACACACGATGTTGACTTTGCCAAACGGGCAAACAGGACCATAGAATTAGCCGATGGCAGGTTGTTACAACAATAA
- a CDS encoding ABC transporter permease has translation MLLNVNLDISKTHLFSKKKQTLVAILGVTFGIAMFILMISFMDGVNQYIEDTMLEATPDIHIYNDVKTDYSQSVAGDFFKDPNKLITVHHPKPKEITLNVKNAEGIIAAIKRNPGVAAVSPLLSTQVFYIYGPVQINGYINGVNIIEETKLYDLKKKMTEGKPEDLLASDNGIIMGKGLAKKLNVYVGDLVSLATPTGATMRFRIVGLFQVGMGAIDNVKSYVTLASVQKLLNKDRSYITDINIKLKNNKTAPALAKLMGSNYGYKSEDWQTTNAAAMAGTFIRNMLTYIVSFTLLVVAGFGIYNIMNMTITNKMKDIAILKAQGFDRRDIVQIFLSQSLFIGFIGATAGILLGFILSYLLSRVPFPDNEEISWKYFPVLFKPLYYIFGTVFGILTTFFAGLAPSIKASRIDPVIILRG, from the coding sequence ATGCTTCTTAATGTAAACCTCGACATCTCAAAAACACATCTTTTTTCAAAGAAAAAGCAAACCCTGGTGGCCATCCTGGGCGTAACGTTCGGCATAGCCATGTTTATTCTGATGATAAGTTTTATGGATGGCGTGAATCAATATATCGAAGACACCATGCTGGAGGCAACCCCCGATATTCATATCTACAACGATGTAAAAACCGATTATTCCCAGTCGGTGGCCGGTGACTTTTTCAAAGATCCCAATAAACTGATTACCGTTCACCATCCAAAACCCAAAGAAATAACGCTGAATGTGAAAAATGCCGAAGGCATAATTGCCGCCATAAAACGGAATCCCGGTGTAGCAGCCGTATCACCGCTGTTAAGCACCCAGGTATTTTATATTTATGGCCCGGTGCAGATCAACGGTTACATCAACGGGGTCAATATTATAGAAGAAACCAAGTTATACGACCTTAAAAAGAAAATGACGGAGGGCAAACCGGAGGACCTGCTTGCATCCGACAATGGCATTATTATGGGCAAAGGCCTGGCAAAGAAATTAAATGTGTACGTTGGCGATCTTGTTTCGCTGGCCACGCCAACCGGAGCCACTATGCGGTTCCGGATAGTAGGCCTGTTCCAGGTGGGTATGGGCGCCATTGACAATGTAAAAAGTTATGTTACCCTTGCCAGCGTACAAAAATTACTGAATAAAGACAGGAGCTATATTACCGACATTAACATTAAATTAAAGAATAATAAAACAGCCCCAGCCCTGGCTAAATTAATGGGCAGCAATTATGGATATAAATCAGAAGACTGGCAAACGACCAATGCGGCAGCTATGGCCGGTACCTTCATCAGGAATATGCTTACCTATATAGTGAGCTTTACGTTGCTGGTAGTAGCAGGCTTTGGCATTTACAATATCATGAATATGACAATCACCAATAAAATGAAAGACATTGCCATCCTGAAAGCCCAGGGGTTCGACCGGAGGGATATTGTGCAGATATTCCTGTCACAATCCCTTTTTATTGGTTTTATTGGCGCCACGGCAGGTATCTTATTGGGCTTTATTTTATCGTACCTGCTTTCGCGGGTACCGTTTCCCGACAACGAGGAGATCTCCTGGAAATATTTCCCGGTTCTGTTTAAACCCCTCTATTATATTTTCGGGACCGTTTTCGGCATCCTTACAACATTTTTTGCCGGCCTTGCTCCTTCCATCAAAGCATCCCGCATTGACCCGGTAATTATATTAAGAGGTTAA